A portion of the Symphalangus syndactylus isolate Jambi chromosome 13, NHGRI_mSymSyn1-v2.1_pri, whole genome shotgun sequence genome contains these proteins:
- the LOC129460239 gene encoding uncharacterized protein isoform X1 — protein sequence MATYPPRRLLGARPLPSDRRRDPRRSGFPPGGSGRWERRLQNAPATSGACAPTSGTGTTSPSPPEYPHINKSDQLGHPQDRLKLLWLRWKLKGVKYLLSRKIVVVQSEIKLVFFAIIPLYFLVYL from the exons ATGGCGACGTATCCACCGCGGAGGCTGCTGGGAGCAAGACCTTTACCCTCTGACCGCCGCCGTGACCCCCGTCGCTCCGGCTTCCCTCCAGGCGGCAGCGGAAGGTGGGAGCGGCGACTGCAAAACG CTCCCGCAACCTCCGGAGCTTGTGCGCCTACTTCAGGGACCGGCACCACGTCACCGTCACCTCCTGAGTA TCCCCACATAAACAAGAGTGACCAGCTGGGTCATCCGCAAGACCGTTTGAAATTATTGTGGCTTAGGTGGAAACTTAAAGGAGTGAAGTATCTGCTTTCCAGAAAAATCGTTGTCGTTCAAAGTGAAATTAAACTTGTTTTCTTTGCAATAATTCCCCTTTATTTCCTTGTATATCTGTAA